In Pengzhenrongella sicca, a single genomic region encodes these proteins:
- a CDS encoding pyridoxamine 5'-phosphate oxidase family protein gives MSKHYAEIAFTAPVADVQELHGSQRFYARRAAQARPEEGPDAITPEVRDFLADRDSFYLATVGETGWPYVQFRGGPPGFVHVLDEHRLGWADFRGNLQYISTGNLRADERVAMIVMDYPSQRRLKIFGHARAVDVDAELLATLTHADYDAVVERAVVVTVDAFDWNCPQHITARYTLAELEPRLSALRGRMAALESENAELRRRLSAGENRP, from the coding sequence GTGAGTAAGCACTACGCGGAGATCGCGTTCACGGCCCCGGTGGCAGACGTCCAGGAGCTCCACGGCAGCCAGCGCTTCTACGCACGGCGCGCGGCGCAGGCCCGCCCGGAGGAGGGGCCGGATGCGATCACCCCCGAGGTCCGCGACTTCCTGGCGGACCGGGACAGCTTCTACCTGGCGACCGTGGGGGAGACCGGCTGGCCCTATGTGCAGTTCCGGGGCGGGCCGCCGGGCTTCGTGCACGTCCTCGACGAGCACCGCCTCGGCTGGGCCGACTTTCGCGGCAACCTGCAGTACATCAGCACGGGCAATCTGCGCGCCGACGAGCGCGTCGCGATGATCGTCATGGACTACCCCAGCCAGCGGCGACTGAAGATCTTCGGGCACGCGCGGGCGGTCGACGTCGACGCCGAGCTCCTCGCCACCCTCACCCACGCCGACTACGACGCCGTCGTCGAGCGCGCCGTCGTCGTCACCGTGGACGCCTTCGACTGGAACTGCCCCCAGCACATCACGGCGCGCTACACCCTCGCCGAGCTCGAGCCACGGCTGTCGGCGCTGCGTGGCCGGATGGCGGCGCTCGAGTCCGAGAACGCGGAGCTGCGGAGGCGGCTCTCAGCCGGTGAGAACAGGCCTTGA
- a CDS encoding vWA domain-containing protein gives MVTLMWPAALGLVVIVAVAWLLARRRGPGRGALPVSGSAWVAQVPQVRRWLRRYRTLRVVAAVSLVAAALSAGVIAARPVEREVRVERLGSRDIVLCLDVSGSMIPFDTAIVETFATLVDSFAGERIALSVFDSTSRTVFPLTDDYTLALEELNEASGALAFDFDSVDYEDADQMAEFDRLLAFLAGTAGIPDEASLIGDGLAACALQFDEQATDRSRSIILATDNYVSGEPLYTLPQAVELVDGRDVSLVGLFGGEDDLRGGPQESEYREEVLAVDGLYFTADDPAAIAGIVADIQAQQAVDLDAAPEIVDTDRPEPWFAILVVSVVALVLLRWRLRS, from the coding sequence GTGGTGACGCTCATGTGGCCGGCCGCGCTCGGTCTCGTCGTGATCGTCGCCGTCGCCTGGCTCCTCGCCCGCCGGCGAGGCCCGGGCCGCGGTGCGCTCCCGGTCTCGGGCTCGGCCTGGGTCGCGCAGGTGCCACAGGTGCGCCGGTGGCTGCGCCGCTACCGGACGCTGCGGGTCGTCGCGGCTGTCTCTCTGGTCGCGGCCGCGCTCAGCGCCGGGGTGATCGCCGCGCGGCCGGTCGAGCGCGAGGTCCGCGTCGAGCGGCTCGGGAGCCGCGACATCGTCCTGTGCCTCGACGTGTCCGGCTCGATGATCCCGTTCGACACCGCGATCGTGGAGACCTTCGCGACGCTCGTCGACAGCTTCGCGGGGGAGCGGATCGCGCTGTCGGTGTTCGACTCGACGTCACGCACGGTCTTTCCCCTGACCGACGACTACACGCTCGCGCTCGAGGAGCTGAACGAGGCGTCCGGGGCCCTCGCGTTCGACTTCGACTCGGTCGACTACGAGGACGCCGACCAGATGGCCGAGTTCGACCGGCTGCTGGCGTTCCTCGCGGGGACCGCCGGCATCCCCGACGAGGCGTCGCTCATCGGCGACGGCCTCGCGGCGTGCGCGCTGCAGTTCGACGAGCAGGCCACCGACCGGTCGCGCTCGATCATCCTGGCGACCGACAACTATGTGTCGGGCGAGCCGCTGTACACGCTGCCGCAGGCCGTCGAGCTTGTCGACGGTCGCGACGTCTCGCTCGTCGGGCTGTTCGGCGGCGAGGACGACCTGCGCGGGGGGCCGCAGGAGTCCGAGTATCGCGAGGAGGTCCTCGCGGTGGACGGGCTGTACTTCACCGCGGACGATCCCGCCGCGATCGCGGGGATCGTCGCCGACATCCAGGCCCAGCAGGCCGTCGACCTCGACGCCGCGCCCGAGATCGTCGATACCGACCGCCCTGAGCCCTGGTTCGCCATCCTCGTCGTCTCGGTCGTCGCGCTCGTGCTGCTGCGATGGAGGCTGCGCTCATGA
- a CDS encoding alpha/beta hydrolase, translating to MTEASSDSTTVALVHGAFADAGSWAPVAELLLAAGVKVQALSVPLRGLHSDSTYVASAIAQVPGPVLAVGHSYGGAVITNAARSATNVVGLVYVNAFAPDENESLTDIEGTSRDSALGAAILPAQFPTGAGSATELYVNPGAFYEVFARDLPESHAAVLGASQRPIAASAFEEKSGAPAWKTLHSWAVVATGDKAAGTDVLLSMAQRAGAETLELDGSHLVMIAQPEAVADVILKALASVG from the coding sequence ATGACCGAAGCCAGCTCCGACTCCACGACCGTCGCGCTCGTGCACGGCGCGTTCGCCGACGCGGGAAGCTGGGCCCCGGTGGCCGAGCTTCTGCTGGCGGCCGGTGTGAAGGTACAAGCGCTCTCGGTGCCGCTGCGTGGGCTGCACAGTGACTCCACGTACGTGGCCAGCGCGATCGCGCAGGTCCCCGGTCCGGTGCTCGCCGTCGGGCACTCCTACGGCGGGGCGGTGATCACGAACGCCGCGCGTAGCGCCACGAACGTCGTCGGCCTCGTCTACGTCAACGCGTTCGCCCCGGACGAGAACGAGAGCCTTACCGACATCGAAGGCACGTCGCGCGACAGCGCGCTGGGAGCCGCGATCCTGCCTGCTCAGTTCCCCACCGGCGCCGGCAGTGCGACCGAGCTCTACGTGAACCCGGGCGCCTTCTACGAGGTCTTCGCCCGGGACCTGCCGGAATCGCACGCCGCCGTCCTGGGAGCGTCCCAGCGACCGATCGCCGCGAGCGCGTTCGAGGAGAAGTCCGGTGCGCCGGCCTGGAAGACGCTGCACTCGTGGGCGGTCGTCGCGACCGGCGACAAGGCCGCCGGGACGGACGTGCTCCTCTCGATGGCCCAGCGGGCGGGCGCCGAAACCCTCGAGCTCGACGGTTCGCACCTCGTGATGATCGCGCAGCCCGAGGCCGTCGCCGATGTCATCCTCAAAGCCCTCGCCTCGGTCGGCTGA
- a CDS encoding glycosyltransferase — protein MRLLFTFAGGEGHLQPMLPLARTAADAGHTVAVTGALSLEPTVRGAGLEFIATGPDVRPQRRALQPIDLAAEYRVVGEYFAGRLAAARSADLLALCADARPDVVVHDEMDFGSAVMAEREGIPHASVIVIGAGSFVRPDQVAEPLSQLRADHGLPADPDLEMLTRGLILCPFPRSFRDPTDPLPPSARFFRREHVGRPGPSTPLLERLAGGPTVYLTLGTIFNTESGDLFSRVLAGVRELDVQVVVTVGRGLDPAELGPVPRNVRVERYVPQAALLPHCAAVISHGGSGSVLGALTHGLPMVCIPLGADQPLNAARCTALGVGRVLDALTLTPDDVIAAASAVLAEPRYRDAAAQVQAEIVDLPSHEDTLALLEDLPYRRR, from the coding sequence ATGCGGTTGCTGTTCACGTTCGCCGGCGGCGAGGGCCACCTGCAGCCGATGCTCCCGCTGGCGAGGACGGCGGCGGACGCCGGACACACGGTGGCCGTCACCGGTGCCCTGTCCCTCGAGCCGACGGTGCGGGGGGCCGGGTTGGAGTTCATCGCGACCGGGCCCGACGTCCGTCCCCAGCGGCGGGCCCTGCAGCCGATCGATCTGGCCGCGGAGTACCGGGTGGTCGGCGAGTACTTCGCCGGCCGGCTCGCCGCGGCCCGGTCCGCAGACCTGCTCGCCCTGTGCGCGGACGCCCGCCCCGACGTGGTCGTTCACGACGAGATGGACTTCGGCTCTGCCGTGATGGCCGAGCGCGAAGGGATCCCGCACGCCAGCGTGATCGTGATCGGCGCAGGTTCCTTCGTCCGGCCGGACCAGGTCGCGGAGCCGTTGAGTCAGCTACGCGCCGACCACGGGCTGCCGGCCGACCCCGACCTGGAGATGCTGACCCGGGGCCTCATCCTCTGCCCGTTCCCGCGTTCCTTCCGAGACCCCACCGACCCCCTGCCGCCGTCGGCTCGCTTCTTTCGCCGCGAGCACGTCGGGCGACCCGGGCCGAGCACACCCCTGCTGGAACGGCTCGCCGGTGGCCCCACCGTCTACCTGACTCTCGGCACCATCTTCAACACCGAGTCCGGCGACCTGTTCTCGCGAGTCCTTGCCGGGGTGCGCGAGCTCGACGTCCAGGTCGTCGTCACGGTCGGCCGCGGCCTCGATCCGGCCGAGCTCGGGCCTGTGCCACGCAACGTGCGCGTCGAGCGATACGTGCCGCAGGCCGCATTGCTGCCGCACTGCGCCGCCGTCATCAGCCACGGCGGCTCGGGCAGCGTGCTCGGCGCGCTCACCCACGGCCTGCCGATGGTCTGCATCCCCTTGGGCGCCGACCAGCCGCTGAACGCCGCACGCTGCACGGCGCTCGGCGTCGGGCGGGTGCTCGACGCGCTCACGCTCACGCCCGACGACGTCATCGCGGCGGCCTCCGCCGTTCTCGCCGAGCCGCGGTACCGCGATGCCGCAGCTCAGGTTCAGGCCGAGATCGTCGACCTGCCGTCGCACGAAGACACTCTCGCCCTGCTGGAGGATCTGCCGTACCGAAGGCGCTGA
- a CDS encoding PadR family transcriptional regulator — protein sequence MHIDKELVAASATPMVLGILAEGDLYGYAILKRVSELSGGGLQWTDGMLYPLLHRLERLGHVSSSWGVSEAGRRRKHYAITPSGRAALAERQEQWTVVADALRQVWQSAPRPPQPAQGWA from the coding sequence GTGCATATCGACAAGGAACTGGTCGCCGCCTCGGCGACCCCGATGGTGCTGGGCATCCTGGCGGAGGGCGACCTGTACGGCTACGCGATCCTCAAGCGCGTCAGCGAGCTGTCGGGCGGCGGCCTGCAGTGGACCGACGGCATGCTCTACCCCCTGCTGCACCGGCTCGAGCGCCTCGGCCACGTCTCCTCGTCGTGGGGCGTCTCCGAGGCCGGGCGGCGCCGCAAGCACTACGCGATCACGCCGTCGGGTCGCGCGGCCCTCGCCGAGCGGCAGGAGCAATGGACGGTCGTCGCCGACGCGTTGCGCCAGGTGTGGCAGTCCGCGCCGCGACCACCGCAGCCGGCGCAGGGGTGGGCGTGA
- a CDS encoding tetratricopeptide repeat protein, protein MSRRTKPPRTPDALRRRRRRRLLLATAPLWGTALVFGLRLITAPATVSAAGAEYDAGEYRLAAPHYARLHGFPPVERWKAYFDSGTAYYLSEQNWSALDDLERALELAPDDALCMVQTNLALANEAAGDDVVASADRRVLEAAEVRVALAARDAGEPYDDEVLDPYGDGTERDPDELEDWARSDFDFAADLYSDATDLRALPGCESQSSAASSASDAAQGRLDEKEQEAAAAAVDPDDQPEPEPAPTGTPEELEAARQADLAERNAEAANGREQELQEEADEDGDGEGGGGSSQNW, encoded by the coding sequence GTGAGCCGACGCACCAAGCCGCCCCGCACACCCGACGCGCTCCGGCGCCGCCGGCGTCGGCGCCTGCTGCTGGCGACCGCCCCGCTGTGGGGCACCGCGCTCGTGTTCGGCCTGCGCCTGATCACGGCACCGGCGACCGTCTCGGCGGCCGGCGCCGAGTACGACGCGGGGGAGTACCGGCTCGCGGCGCCGCACTACGCCCGCCTGCACGGCTTCCCGCCCGTCGAGCGGTGGAAGGCGTACTTCGACTCCGGGACCGCCTACTACCTGTCCGAGCAGAACTGGTCGGCGCTGGACGACCTCGAGCGGGCGCTCGAGCTCGCGCCCGACGACGCGCTGTGCATGGTCCAGACCAACCTGGCGCTGGCGAACGAGGCGGCGGGTGACGATGTCGTCGCCAGTGCCGACCGCCGGGTCCTCGAGGCCGCCGAGGTGCGCGTCGCCCTGGCGGCACGCGATGCCGGCGAGCCGTACGACGACGAGGTCCTCGACCCCTACGGGGACGGCACCGAGCGGGACCCCGACGAGCTCGAGGACTGGGCCCGCAGCGACTTCGACTTCGCCGCGGACCTGTACTCCGACGCCACGGATCTGCGCGCGCTGCCGGGCTGCGAGAGCCAGTCGTCGGCGGCGTCGTCCGCGAGCGACGCGGCGCAGGGCCGGCTCGACGAGAAGGAGCAGGAGGCGGCCGCCGCGGCCGTCGACCCGGATGACCAGCCCGAACCCGAGCCCGCACCGACCGGGACGCCCGAAGAGCTGGAGGCGGCGCGCCAGGCCGACCTCGCCGAGCGCAACGCCGAGGCGGCCAACGGGCGCGAGCAGGAGCTCCAGGAGGAGGCCGACGAGGACGGCGACGGCGAGGGCGGCGGTGGTTCGAGCCAGAACTGGTGA
- a CDS encoding VWA domain-containing protein has product MTLRMIWPLWALMATLGPVLVLAVVQAVRSGRSGAAGRAGPADGATRLAWIRRAALVAVVAVIGLCPATATSQEDAAGVDVEMFFVVDRTGSMAAEDWGTGVADADADVAAATAGDGELAAGGTRLDGARADVVSLVADVPGARYSVLTFDSQASRQLPLTSDARAVGTWAQTVRQEITAYSQGSLTDRPLAALRSALAGAADRNPSHVRLVFFLSDGEQTADGEPASYADLAPLVDGGAVLGYGTEAGGRMRSYDGAFVLDPDAPYIQDGESDALSRLDEATLQATADQLGVAYVHRTGPAETASIVAGVDPDQLAADGRRDVTTYSDLTWPFAALAVVLLAGEAWGAATRRGRARGPRTRRSAP; this is encoded by the coding sequence ATGACGCTGCGGATGATCTGGCCGCTCTGGGCGCTCATGGCAACGCTCGGACCCGTGCTCGTGCTGGCGGTCGTCCAGGCGGTCCGCTCTGGGCGCTCGGGCGCTGCTGGCCGAGCGGGTCCGGCCGACGGCGCGACACGGCTCGCGTGGATTCGCCGCGCCGCGCTCGTCGCCGTCGTCGCCGTCATCGGGCTGTGCCCCGCGACGGCGACGAGCCAGGAGGACGCGGCGGGCGTCGACGTCGAGATGTTCTTCGTCGTCGACCGGACCGGGTCGATGGCGGCCGAGGACTGGGGCACGGGCGTCGCCGACGCGGACGCGGACGTCGCCGCCGCGACTGCGGGCGACGGGGAGCTCGCGGCGGGCGGCACGCGTCTCGACGGGGCGCGCGCCGACGTCGTCAGCCTCGTCGCCGACGTCCCCGGTGCGCGCTACTCGGTGCTGACGTTCGACAGTCAGGCGAGCCGCCAGCTGCCGCTGACGAGCGACGCGCGAGCGGTCGGGACCTGGGCGCAGACCGTGCGGCAGGAGATCACGGCGTACTCGCAGGGCTCGCTGACCGACCGGCCGCTCGCGGCGCTCAGGTCGGCCCTCGCGGGCGCGGCCGACCGCAACCCGTCGCACGTGCGGCTCGTGTTCTTCCTGTCCGACGGCGAGCAGACGGCCGACGGCGAGCCCGCGTCGTACGCGGACCTGGCCCCGCTCGTCGACGGCGGCGCGGTCCTCGGCTACGGGACCGAGGCGGGCGGACGGATGCGGTCCTACGACGGCGCGTTCGTCCTCGACCCGGACGCGCCGTACATCCAGGACGGCGAGAGCGACGCCCTCTCACGCCTCGACGAGGCCACGCTGCAGGCGACCGCCGACCAGCTCGGGGTGGCGTACGTGCACCGCACCGGCCCGGCCGAGACCGCGTCGATCGTCGCAGGCGTCGATCCCGACCAGCTCGCGGCGGACGGCCGCCGCGACGTGACCACGTACTCGGACCTGACCTGGCCGTTCGCCGCGCTTGCCGTCGTGCTGCTCGCCGGCGAGGCGTGGGGCGCCGCGACCCGCCGCGGCCGTGCCCGGGGTCCGCGTACCCGGAGGTCAGCGCCGTGA
- a CDS encoding permease prefix domain 1-containing protein, which yields MEQHLELEADIDRWRGYLQRHQAISSADVDELEDHLREQVADLQATGLDDAEAFLVAIKRLGNLDAVSREFAREHSDRLWKQLSLLPHAAGESDAAPSRELVVVLALAVAAGLAVRAGLSWLDDAALARNVALLVLPFVAAYFAWKRRLGLRTVAALVLPAVVLAVLLNAYPFEPDSSTEPLAAMHAVVALWLLVGVAYVGGRWRSDGRRMDFARFTGELAIYFTLLAIGGGVLLGLTVAVLQLVGVDPEPVLADWVLPFAVPGALVVAAWLVEAKQNVVENIAPVLTRVFTPLTIVMLATLLGAFATAGGLVEVDRELLILMDAILILVVGLLLYSISARDPLAPPGLFDTLQLVLLLAALAVDAVLLTAMLTRIAEFGASPNKVAALGLNLLLLVHLAWAARLCVGFLRGRAAFAELEGWQTRYLPVYGVWAAIIVVVFPPVFAFA from the coding sequence ATGGAGCAGCACCTCGAGCTCGAGGCCGACATCGACCGCTGGCGCGGGTACCTCCAGCGGCACCAGGCCATCTCCTCGGCCGACGTCGACGAGCTCGAGGACCACCTCCGCGAGCAGGTCGCCGACCTGCAGGCCACCGGGCTCGACGACGCCGAGGCCTTCCTGGTCGCCATCAAGCGGCTCGGCAACCTCGACGCCGTCTCGCGCGAGTTCGCCCGCGAGCACTCCGACCGGCTGTGGAAGCAGCTCTCCCTGCTCCCCCACGCGGCGGGCGAGTCCGACGCCGCCCCCTCACGCGAGCTCGTCGTCGTCCTCGCGCTCGCCGTCGCGGCGGGGCTCGCCGTCCGGGCCGGCCTGAGCTGGCTCGACGACGCCGCGCTCGCGCGCAACGTCGCCCTGCTGGTCCTTCCGTTCGTGGCGGCGTACTTCGCCTGGAAGCGCCGGCTCGGCCTCCGGACGGTCGCGGCGCTGGTCCTGCCGGCCGTTGTGCTGGCCGTACTGCTGAACGCCTACCCGTTCGAGCCCGACAGCTCGACCGAGCCACTCGCCGCGATGCACGCGGTCGTCGCGCTGTGGCTGCTCGTCGGGGTCGCCTACGTCGGCGGCCGGTGGCGTTCCGACGGCCGACGCATGGACTTCGCCCGGTTCACCGGCGAGCTCGCCATCTACTTCACGCTGCTGGCCATCGGCGGAGGCGTGCTGCTCGGGCTGACGGTGGCCGTCCTGCAGCTCGTCGGCGTCGACCCCGAGCCGGTGCTCGCGGACTGGGTCCTGCCGTTCGCGGTGCCCGGGGCGTTGGTCGTGGCCGCCTGGCTCGTCGAGGCCAAGCAGAACGTCGTCGAGAACATCGCGCCCGTCCTGACCCGGGTGTTCACCCCCCTGACGATCGTCATGCTGGCGACGCTGCTCGGCGCCTTCGCGACCGCAGGCGGGCTCGTCGAGGTCGACCGCGAGCTGCTCATCCTCATGGACGCGATCCTCATCCTCGTCGTCGGCCTGCTGCTCTACTCGATCTCCGCCCGCGACCCGCTCGCGCCGCCCGGGCTGTTCGACACCCTCCAGCTGGTGCTGCTCCTCGCGGCGCTCGCCGTCGATGCCGTGCTGCTCACCGCGATGCTCACCCGGATCGCCGAGTTCGGCGCCAGCCCGAACAAGGTCGCCGCGCTCGGCCTCAACCTGCTGCTCCTGGTGCACCTCGCCTGGGCGGCCCGACTCTGCGTCGGCTTCCTGCGGGGGCGCGCGGCCTTCGCCGAGCTCGAGGGCTGGCAGACGCGCTACCTGCCTGTGTACGGGGTGTGGGCAGCGATAATCGTCGTCGTCTTCCCACCCGTGTTCGCCTTCGCGTGA
- a CDS encoding DUF58 domain-containing protein, with amino-acid sequence MPGHRPDVSRLAQIRARLELPFNQRAVGLLDGRHLSIYRGQGQDFDDLSLYSPGDDVGDIDWKSSARSGIPIIKRYVRQNNLDVILAVDTGIAMSATAASGEPKAEVAGFAAAVLAFVAHDRGDRVGLVAVDAERTVLLPARGGSAHLELVLRRLEEAYDGAAPAGDLDRLVERVLTLFPRRSLVVLVTDEERPGPEHAQTLRLLRTRHEVLVLAVANADPTGAHAQDVEDGRSWPAFLRGRRGLERAVTDARAERRARAAGVLRDARVLGVVMAGTDDALIQLISMLGQRRHALR; translated from the coding sequence GTGCCCGGTCACCGGCCCGACGTCTCGCGGCTCGCGCAGATCCGCGCCCGGCTCGAGCTGCCGTTCAACCAGCGCGCGGTCGGCCTGCTCGACGGTCGGCACCTGTCGATCTACCGGGGCCAGGGCCAGGACTTCGACGACCTGTCGCTGTACTCCCCGGGCGACGACGTGGGCGACATCGACTGGAAGTCGAGCGCGCGCTCCGGCATCCCGATCATCAAGCGGTACGTCCGGCAGAACAACCTCGACGTGATCCTCGCGGTCGACACCGGGATCGCGATGTCGGCGACCGCAGCGAGCGGCGAGCCCAAGGCCGAGGTCGCCGGCTTCGCGGCAGCGGTCCTCGCGTTCGTCGCGCACGACCGCGGCGACCGCGTCGGCCTGGTGGCGGTCGACGCGGAGCGCACCGTGCTCCTGCCCGCGCGCGGTGGCAGCGCGCACCTCGAGCTCGTCCTGCGCCGCCTCGAGGAGGCCTACGACGGCGCGGCGCCCGCGGGCGACCTCGACCGGCTCGTCGAGCGCGTCCTCACGCTCTTCCCCCGACGCTCGCTCGTCGTGCTCGTCACCGACGAGGAGCGTCCCGGGCCCGAGCACGCGCAGACGCTCCGGCTCTTGCGCACGCGGCACGAGGTGCTCGTCCTCGCCGTCGCGAACGCCGACCCGACCGGGGCGCACGCGCAGGACGTCGAGGACGGGCGCTCGTGGCCCGCGTTCCTGCGTGGACGCCGCGGCCTCGAACGGGCCGTCACTGACGCGCGCGCCGAGCGCCGGGCGCGCGCCGCGGGCGTGCTGCGGGACGCGCGGGTCCTCGGGGTCGTCATGGCCGGGACCGACGACGCACTCATCCAGCTCATCTCGATGCTCGGACAGCGGCGCCATGCCCTCCGATGA
- a CDS encoding AAA family ATPase has product MNTATRDTITDAQHESARHDLSRIDAIFAQRVVGQEALRTALVSALLCGGHILIESVPGLAKTTAAQTLAAAVSGSFHRIQCTPDLMPNDIVGTQIFNYGTGAFTTQLGPVHANVVLLDEINRSSAKTQSAMLEAMQERQTTIGGTVYPLPSPFMVLATQNPIEEEGTYVLPEAQMDRFLIKEVVGYPTTDQEIEILERIQSGRQTAPITGTPVSLEEVAALQRLVDAVYVSEPIKRYVVDLIATTRLGGPRPVAGLGQHVRVGASPRGSIALMRVAQARALQDGRGYVTPDDVKDCRHAVLRHRIVRTFDALAQNISTESIVDAVFAAVPTP; this is encoded by the coding sequence ATGAACACGGCCACGCGGGACACCATCACCGACGCCCAGCACGAGAGCGCGCGGCACGATCTGAGCCGGATCGATGCGATCTTCGCCCAGCGCGTCGTCGGGCAGGAGGCCCTGCGCACCGCGCTCGTGAGCGCGCTGCTGTGCGGCGGGCACATCCTCATTGAGTCGGTGCCGGGGCTCGCGAAGACCACGGCCGCACAGACGCTGGCCGCCGCGGTGTCGGGCTCGTTCCACCGCATCCAGTGCACGCCCGACCTCATGCCGAACGACATCGTCGGGACGCAGATCTTCAACTACGGCACGGGCGCGTTCACGACGCAGCTCGGGCCGGTGCACGCGAACGTCGTGCTGCTCGACGAGATCAACCGGTCGAGCGCCAAGACGCAGTCGGCGATGCTCGAGGCGATGCAGGAGCGCCAGACGACGATCGGCGGGACGGTCTACCCGCTCCCGTCGCCGTTCATGGTGCTCGCGACCCAGAACCCGATCGAGGAGGAGGGAACGTACGTCCTCCCCGAGGCGCAGATGGACCGGTTCCTGATCAAGGAGGTCGTCGGGTACCCGACGACCGACCAGGAGATCGAGATCCTCGAGCGCATCCAGTCGGGCCGCCAGACCGCCCCGATCACGGGCACGCCCGTGTCGCTCGAGGAGGTCGCGGCACTCCAGCGGCTGGTCGACGCCGTCTACGTGTCCGAGCCGATCAAGCGGTATGTCGTCGACCTGATCGCCACGACCCGGCTCGGCGGCCCGCGACCGGTCGCCGGCCTCGGCCAGCACGTTCGGGTCGGAGCGAGCCCGCGCGGCAGCATCGCGCTCATGCGGGTCGCGCAGGCGCGCGCGCTCCAGGACGGACGCGGGTACGTCACGCCCGACGACGTCAAGGACTGCCGGCACGCGGTGCTGCGCCACCGGATCGTGCGCACGTTCGACGCGCTCGCGCAGAACATCAGCACGGAGTCGATCGTCGACGCCGTCTTCGCCGCAGTGCCGACCCCCTAG